A single genomic interval of Sander lucioperca isolate FBNREF2018 chromosome 9, SLUC_FBN_1.2, whole genome shotgun sequence harbors:
- the LOC116043928 gene encoding cytochrome c oxidase assembly factor 1 homolog — protein MQRTHIQLATICVTCTDVNRAEYVNVLPLCMQGKEAKMRVSTSHLQQLAIFTTVLTGGGIGTMYYLQQKKFAESDYHRLALQKLEACPVAMESLGAPPLKVHNIHLSDRNNRVGQRTAQIKIPVTGSETGGYLYTSSIRDPDTNRWSLKQAVLKLKEGQIIDLLNPPPPAAAQTQATEHTQGEDMDHWH, from the exons ATGCAGCGCACCCACATCCAATTGGCGACAATCTGTGTGACGTGTACGGATGTAAACAGAGCAGAGTATGTCAATGTCCTACCGCTGTGCATGCAAG GGAAGGAAGCAAAGATGAGGGTGTCCACCAGTCATCTCCAGCAGCTCGCCATCTTCACAACCGTGCTAACCGGGGGTGGGATCGGCACCATGTACTATCTGCAACAGA AGAAGTTTGCTGAGTCAGACTACCACAGACTGGCTCTGCAGAAACTGGAGGCATGTCCAGTTGCCATGGAAAGCCTGGGCGCCCCGCCTTTAAAAGTCCACAACATCCATCTGAGTGACAGAAACAACCGCGTAGGTCAGCGCACTGCACAG ATAAAGATCCCTGTGACTGGTTCAGAAACCGGAGGTTATCTGTATACGTCTTCAATCAGAGACCCTGACACCAACAG GTGGAGTCTGAAACAGGCCGTTCTGAAGCTGAAGGAAGGGCAGATCATCGACCTGCTGAATCCTCCTCCGCCTGCTGCAGCACAAACCCAGGCAACGGAGCACACACAGGGGGAAGACATGGACCACTGGCACTGA
- the ccr12a gene encoding chemokine (C-C motif) receptor 12a isoform X1, with product MFAQNQTPAMSYDDSYLLFKELSDLYEANDTTDPSYVVSETVRLCTKEQVNKFGSTFIPLFYFSNFILSFLGNGLVLFIIYKYEKLSTVTNIFLLNLVISNLLFASSLPFWATYHLSEWIFGMALCKLVSSAYFIGFYSSILFLTLMTFDRYLAVVHAVAAAKSRKKAYAIAASVAVWCISIVASVKELVLQNVRQTPLNGLVCEESGYPESTMEHWRLVTYYQQFLVFFLLPLFMVMYCYISITVRIMSTRMKEKCRAIKLIFIIIFTFFACWTPYNIVILLRAINISSEGEKSCSDIESLDYALYVTRNVAYLYCCISPVFYTFVGKKFQSHFRRLLAKRIPCLKRHMSLSSQSTRSTSQRTPHSTY from the exons ATGTTTGCGCAAA ATCAAACCCCAGCCATGAGCTATGACGACTCATATCTGCTCTTCAAGGAACTATCCGATCTCTATGAAGCCAATGACACGACTGACCCAAGTTATGTGGTCAGCGAAACTGTCCGGCTCTGTACTAAGGAACAAGTCAACAAGTTTGGCTCAACATTCATCCCATTGTTCTACTTCTCCAACTTCATCTTGAGTTTCCTTGGCAATGGGCTCgtcctcttcatcatctacaAGTATGAGAAGCTCAGTACAGTGACAAACATCTTCCTCCTGAATTTGGTCATCTCCAACCTTCTCTTTGCCTCCAGTCTCCCCTTCTGGGCGACTTACCATCTGTCTGAGTGGATTTTTGGCATGGCTCTGTGTAAGCTGGTCAGCAGTGCCTACTTCATCGGCTTTTACAGCTCCATCCTCTTCCTCACGCTCATGACATTTGACCGATACCTCGCGGTGGTGCATGCAGTGGCAGCTGCTAAAAGCAGGAAGAAGGCGTATGCTATTGCTGCGTCAGTGGCAGTTTGGTGCATCAGTATTGTAGCGAGTGTGAAAGAGCTGGTTCTCCAAAATGTGCGGCAGACTCCATTAAATGGACTCGTATGTGAGGAGTCAGGATACCCTGAGAGCACTATGGAGCACTGGCGTCTGGTCACTTATTACCAACAATTCCTggtcttcttcctcctcccgCTGTTCATGGTGATGTACTGCTACATCAGCATCACTGTCCGCATCATGTCCACCCGCATGAAGGAGAAGTGCCGCGCCATCAAGCTCATATTTATTATCATCTTCACCTTCTTCGCCTGCTGGACGCCCTACAATATTGTCATCCTCCTTCGAGCTATTAACATCTCCAGTGAGGGTGAAAAGTCGTGTTCTGACATAGAGAGCTTGGACTATGCCCTGTATGTGACCCGGAACGTAGCCTATTTGTATTGTTGCATTAGTCCTGTGTTTTACACATTTGTGGGCAAGAAGTTCCAGAGCCACTTCAGAAGGCTGTTGGCCAAGAGGATCCCTTgtctgaagagacacatgagCCTCAGCAGCCAGAGCACCAGAAGCACGTCACAGAGGACACCACACTCTACTTATTAG
- the ccr12a gene encoding chemokine (C-C motif) receptor 12a isoform X2 → MSYDDSYLLFKELSDLYEANDTTDPSYVVSETVRLCTKEQVNKFGSTFIPLFYFSNFILSFLGNGLVLFIIYKYEKLSTVTNIFLLNLVISNLLFASSLPFWATYHLSEWIFGMALCKLVSSAYFIGFYSSILFLTLMTFDRYLAVVHAVAAAKSRKKAYAIAASVAVWCISIVASVKELVLQNVRQTPLNGLVCEESGYPESTMEHWRLVTYYQQFLVFFLLPLFMVMYCYISITVRIMSTRMKEKCRAIKLIFIIIFTFFACWTPYNIVILLRAINISSEGEKSCSDIESLDYALYVTRNVAYLYCCISPVFYTFVGKKFQSHFRRLLAKRIPCLKRHMSLSSQSTRSTSQRTPHSTY, encoded by the coding sequence ATGAGCTATGACGACTCATATCTGCTCTTCAAGGAACTATCCGATCTCTATGAAGCCAATGACACGACTGACCCAAGTTATGTGGTCAGCGAAACTGTCCGGCTCTGTACTAAGGAACAAGTCAACAAGTTTGGCTCAACATTCATCCCATTGTTCTACTTCTCCAACTTCATCTTGAGTTTCCTTGGCAATGGGCTCgtcctcttcatcatctacaAGTATGAGAAGCTCAGTACAGTGACAAACATCTTCCTCCTGAATTTGGTCATCTCCAACCTTCTCTTTGCCTCCAGTCTCCCCTTCTGGGCGACTTACCATCTGTCTGAGTGGATTTTTGGCATGGCTCTGTGTAAGCTGGTCAGCAGTGCCTACTTCATCGGCTTTTACAGCTCCATCCTCTTCCTCACGCTCATGACATTTGACCGATACCTCGCGGTGGTGCATGCAGTGGCAGCTGCTAAAAGCAGGAAGAAGGCGTATGCTATTGCTGCGTCAGTGGCAGTTTGGTGCATCAGTATTGTAGCGAGTGTGAAAGAGCTGGTTCTCCAAAATGTGCGGCAGACTCCATTAAATGGACTCGTATGTGAGGAGTCAGGATACCCTGAGAGCACTATGGAGCACTGGCGTCTGGTCACTTATTACCAACAATTCCTggtcttcttcctcctcccgCTGTTCATGGTGATGTACTGCTACATCAGCATCACTGTCCGCATCATGTCCACCCGCATGAAGGAGAAGTGCCGCGCCATCAAGCTCATATTTATTATCATCTTCACCTTCTTCGCCTGCTGGACGCCCTACAATATTGTCATCCTCCTTCGAGCTATTAACATCTCCAGTGAGGGTGAAAAGTCGTGTTCTGACATAGAGAGCTTGGACTATGCCCTGTATGTGACCCGGAACGTAGCCTATTTGTATTGTTGCATTAGTCCTGTGTTTTACACATTTGTGGGCAAGAAGTTCCAGAGCCACTTCAGAAGGCTGTTGGCCAAGAGGATCCCTTgtctgaagagacacatgagCCTCAGCAGCCAGAGCACCAGAAGCACGTCACAGAGGACACCACACTCTACTTATTAG